ctgggatccgtcatctggtcgcaacaaccgggtataggggaaaaagaggtagcaaagcaaccgtgagtactcatccaaagtactcacaagacttacatcaaatctaaaccaagtatgcatctgtatcaaaggagaTGGGCTGTATccgtggactaaactgcagaatgccaaaagggaaggggaaaacctagcctatcgaagactagcatcttctggaaaccaccatcttgcaacaacagaagggagtagagtagcataaagtaaattagcagtaatgttatcaacctcggccagagatcctttctcgactctctgcgggaaagcaatcccagagccatactatccagttatcatcacaatccaattctcatcaccatgtctcacctcaagtatccagttctagttgtatcgattgggatacaactccaagtgtccgttatcgtaggacaggctatcgatagatgttttcttccctgcaggggtgcaccaactcaCCCATcatgcttgattaactccggccggacacactttcctgggtcatgcccggccttggccaaacaatacgccgcaacccgacctaggcttaaaagagaggccagcacgccggactaaacctatgcccccaggggtcatgggccatctccccgagaactcctgcatgttgcgaacgcggccagtgagcagacctagctacctccttcaacaaggtaggtgctttccagtccaacccggcgcgcgccgctcagtcgctgacgtctattaagcttcggctgatgtatacgacgcagaacccccatactatgcccacgtgatggttagtgctatcaggccagaggcccctcggatcaaatatccaaattgtagtggattaggaacgcggtgtaacgagcagagactcacgatcgatgtgaccccgtcgccccgtctcgagtacttgcggcaaggactaagaatgcccggccacgcctcgtaagtatctcgcgggaaCCTTCCAGGTCAactcgactccacatcactcgcaattaagctcgcgcgggtaccactCAAGGTCAACCCGTCTTTAGTCACATggttcagtgcaaagtcatagtaaccatagtaactgtgtgtctaacaccaaggggagaacccgaggaatcacccccgatgaattccacttgatgttgtcatcaaggtgaacgtaagaggatccaccctcgaggttcacgtttgatgggttgcacgacaaagccgtaacggaagtggttaaggaggaaatcaccctcgatgacctcaaCCGTAAAGCTACACtacggagatctcatcaggagtgatgtaagaggttccaccctcaacattcgatggtaactctgtagagtcgtacaactaagggggggggggtgatgtgcggtgtcggggcctgggcgtcgatcacgttgatcgagtcatcgaacataaagcggggcaactgtgacaaggtgggggtcactggatggatcactaaccatcctatactaagtagtttaggataagcaggtaaggtatgaaagcaggtaacaacaacaggctatgcatcagagtaggatcatacagaaaacagtagcagttctaatgcaagcatgagagggaaagaaatgagcgatatcggaatgctcaaggggggtttgcttgcctggaagctgtgtagaaaaggaagaagtgtcgtcgtcgacgtagccgatcacaggggcatcagcaagggtcttggggtctaccggagagaagagggggaagaaacagtaaatacagagcaaacacaTGTATGGCAAGACAAAAGGTGGTGCTAtgggtgttctaacgcagtactACGCGATACCGGCGAGGGGGGATAACATCCGGAAAGTTTTCTCGGAGTTAGGCATTTTTGGACAGGCGAACCGGAGAGGAAAAGTtcgatgtttgctatgctaggagcATGTGACGGACGAACGGAGAGCGTATTtcgattcatctcgtcgttctaagcaaatttcatGTATAACACTTTTTCATCCAAGCTACGGTTTAATTACTaggattttctaaagatttaaacattttctgaaattttatttattttaatccGAATTAACCAAGTCAAAAGGACTGGTCTAAATGGGAGTTGGTGGCCCACATGTCACTGCtttaataatttccaaaaggatttatctaaactaaatagatgggacccacatgtcacttGCTAATAGGCTAACTTAGCACTAAACAAATACTAAGCTACACCTAACATAATTAAACAAGGACCGGCCACTACTGGGCATAGCCTAGCCGGCCACACGTACGGCGCGCAAACACACagagcgcgcgcgcgcgcacacacacaatgcTTAGGTTAAGAgaagatagcattttgtgatttttgtaggatttaaaCCATGCATCAAATGAATTTGGTCCAGTGGAGTAATATGTAGTTTGTCAAGTGTACATTCTACTCATATTTATTTTTGGCCTGTTAGTAGTTGTTTAACCGCTGAGTAGAAGCTGCCTAGGGGGTTAGTCAAAGTAGATATTGAAAAGCTAACTAGTAGTACAGTAAGCAGCAGCAGTTAGCGCAGCAGCAGGGCAAGAGCTTCAGCAGAAGCAGCACGAGCAGGCACAGGGGCGCGCGCGGGACGGCAAGCAGGGCCGGGCGCGGCGTCGGGCGAGCAGCAGGCAACGAAGGCGGGCGCAGCCAGGCGGCGGTGAGAGTGGGATGCTGCGGGGTGACGCCGACGCGGCCGGGCGAACGGCGACGGCGGACAGGGCCAACAGCGGCGCAGCAGTAGACGACCTCGAGGCCAGGCGCGGGCGAGATGCAGGGGGTATGGCCAGGGCGCAgctaggcgaggccggaggcgagCAAGCGCGGCCAGGGCGTGGCCCAAACGTCCGGCAACAGCAAGTAGGCATGGCCATGGGCAGCAGCACCACGTACGCGTACGCGTACGCGTACGcagacgagctcggggacggcggctacGGCAACAAATCAAGGGGGCAATGAAGGAGGATGGACGCGGCTCACTTCGAGGGAGGTCGTGGACGTTCCTGGAACCGCCGGGAGGCGCCGGTGGTGGAGATCGACGGCGATGGCGCCGTGGCCGTGGCGGGGAAGACGACCAGATGGCGAGGTTGTGGAGGGCTTCAGCTCGAACCGAAGGTTGTAGGCGATGCAGACGAGGCCGACGGAGCTGCAGAGCATAACCTCGCGGGTCGGGGACGGCTCCGGCCATGGGAACGACGGTGACGCGGCCATGGACGTGCTTGGGGCAGGGGAGATctgtggggagggagagagggaaggagtgggGGAGCCAGGAGGCAAGTGGGGAGGGGAGATGAGGGGAGCGAGGCGCAGGGGTGGGGCGTGGCCTTATCCCCTCGCCGGGGAGGCGCCGACGAGGTGGCTCGGTGGGAGCACGCGCCCTGTAGCGGCCTGAGACCGATGAACAGGAAGGAGAGGGGGTTCATACGGTGCGGGGAGCTGGGCTAGGCCTAGGGAAATAGGGGAGTGGGCCTTTTCTTTTCTGCAAATctctttcccttttcttttatagTTTCTATTTTCAAATTTTGGCTATTGTTTTCTAGTAAATTGAAAAACTAAACGAGTCTTGTTAGAATGAGACTTGTCACAAAAATCTAGCACATTATTTCTAGGAGgcacaaaaagtttgaggccaaagggaatgtctaaccatttttagaaattaaAAAGGCCAAATTTAAATGCTCCTGAATCACTAAATAAGTTTCCAGGGGCATTTTgagaatccaaaagaggttggttccaacatgacaaatattcagggattatttgccacactttgagcATTTTTGTTTGCACGTTAGAAACTTTTGCCGTTTGACTAGATTTGAATTTTTaattcgaacgggattgaatcatcgcgagattaacaacaatAATCGCGGTGGCGTGGTATCATTAACATGAGATTACTGTaacataattatccgggcgtcatatatgcataggttcatgaacccgcaagttggtcaccaaaacatacatcaagtggcacgcggtatcccattgtcaccacagatatccacggcaagacatacatcaagtgttatcaagtctttaaagactcaatccgataagattacttcaaggggaaaactcaattcattacaagcgagaa
The sequence above is drawn from the Triticum aestivum cultivar Chinese Spring chromosome 7A, IWGSC CS RefSeq v2.1, whole genome shotgun sequence genome and encodes:
- the LOC123147288 gene encoding uncharacterized protein isoform X1; amino-acid sequence: MAASPSFPWPEPSPTREVMLCSSVGLVCIAYNLRFELKPSTTSPSGRLPRHGHGAIAVDLHHRRLPAVPGTSTTSLEMTDPRSQTTPLKTTTTRRMPTTT
- the LOC123147288 gene encoding uncharacterized protein isoform X2, whose protein sequence is MAASPSFPWPEPSPTREVMLCSSVGLVCIAYNLRFELKPSTTSPSGRLPRHGHGAIAVDLHHRRLPAVPGTSTTSLETPRPLLMPL